From a single Girardinichthys multiradiatus isolate DD_20200921_A chromosome 17, DD_fGirMul_XY1, whole genome shotgun sequence genomic region:
- the LOC124883380 gene encoding protein-methionine sulfoxide oxidase mical3a-like isoform X11, with product MGDESYPECRAQELFDEFVSASTCRAALHCFSQLCEHLQLDHNTTDKPLYQPIKQRLNYWKANALWAKLDRRAAQQEYQRGRVCSNMTCVIIGAGPCGLRTAVELCFMGARVVVLEKRDSFSRNNVLHLWPFTIYDLRGLGAKKFYGKFCAGSIDHISIRQLQLVLLKVALLLGVKVHVNVEFKQLVEPPEDQLRNKEGWKMEVSPKSHPVNKLEFDVMIGADGRRNTLPGFRRKEFRGKLAIAITANFKNRNTSAEAKVEEISGVAFIFNQRFFQELRQETGIDLENIVYYKDDTHYFVMTAKKQSLLNKGVILQDFGDTEQLLSRGNVDQEALQAYAREAADFSTNHQLPILDFAMNHYGQPDVAMFDFTCMYASENAAMIRQRHGHQLLVSLVGDSLLEPFWPMGTGVARGFLAALDSAWMIRSWAQGGAPLDVLAERESLYRLLPQTTPENMQKSISLFTVDPVTRYMNISPLTVTPAQVKHLVDTGKDQVPNTSESDIIRLHSPRLLRQDSFSQSNQLLTWCQQLTRGYRGVIVCDLTTSWKNGLALCALIHRCRPDLIDYDSLDESSVEENVRLAFDMAEREFGISPLMTVEEMSSVGEPDSLSMVMYLSQFYQLHKESLRPAGSLIQNADLRAALITPASLLSRLGASPSRRRNPKEHGEALGKRRRMSQECGELQESCDLNGDFDENFVGGTSRSRVRLMANQLQAKLDESSATCMSSSSSSAYALRQQQGAPPSLPSPSESANHQQVTPPVQASSWRPKKRTFQQEQMSFRFRERIKSNWASSRDEQRVYVMERLSAEGLFFHRSCFRCGSCSAPLRLVSYSYDQDSGTFHCLQYPDCELDAPTPRKRPTPSASLGTSTPSLSSAPSLSDSLTERRRSSAASVMMATPERIELENCRKEELQEKPEEVSEEVLNRFNLSVDEGVRVSSEEEEGEEGPGCVSSQEATSAWRETLLPLRGEEEEEREENESSDEGEYSPWEMERRSGLWLLLEEESELEFSPYTSRTPVQHGSASSLQPCISCSPSPSITPPTAPTPSTASFVTSPDSTPDSDIAKAPLSPVIVMETTAKKGPTARGRGSFDDITPELPQKKALLQQEDSKVQREEEMSDGVMMRRRHREAQSLPPSLLLPFGCGAFLLHLKEKLREAPPPAQVEFGGGGARGLLKAVIPGNRENQKRRGGTLPAEKPRGLPANQRRVPGEESDLDSLTLLQRCSLKPRNNLQLELFELVSELQKVKVEGEEEEEEENQPQAYVPHALAFRRSYGVKRKPLKDRVQDSDGQSSCPTEVVGVLTQPKEPSSLSMRETMFQKEREDEDEDLDTKITRRVQRAARRQAKKDQLKRLHKAQMIQLQLQQVEVKQRELEERGVMVEKALRGEADYWEDSSHGPDMELHLGGLGKVDNLNLMQQWFQLVQQKNSLVRYESELMIFARELQLEDRQSCLQQELRERMAVDDHLKDEEQLAEERLILEEMLEVVEQRDALVSLLEEQRLLERQEDQDLEQVLMAGGLALSWT from the exons ATGGGAGATGAGTCCTACCCAGAATGCCGAGCTCAGGAGCTGTTTGATGAGTTTGTGTCAGCATCGACCTGCAGGGCGGCGCTGCACTGCTTCAGCCAGCTGTGTGAACATCTTCAGCTGGATCACAACACCACTGATAAGCCTCTCTACCAACCAATCAAACAGCGGCTCAACTACTGGAAGGCCAATGCTCTGTGGGCCAAACTGGACCGGAGGGCAGCACAGCAGGAGTACCAGAGGGGCCGGGTCTGCAGCAACATGACC TGTGTGATCATTGGGGCGGGGCCCTGTGGCCTTAGGACAGCAGTGGAGCTGTGCTTCATGGGAGCCCGGGTGGTGGTCCTGGAGAAAAGGGATTCATTTTCCAGGAACAACGTGCTCCACCTTTGGCCCTTCACCATCTATGACCTGCGGGGCCTCGGGGCCAAAAAGTTCTATGGAAAGTTCTGTGCGGGATCCATCGACCACATCA GTATCCGCCAGCTGCAGCTCGTCCTGCTAAAGGTTGCCTTGCTCCTTGGTGTCAAAGTGCACGTCAATGTGGAGTTCAAACAGCTGGTGGAGCCACCAGAGGACCAGCTCAGAAACA AGGAGGGCTGGAAAATGGAGGTGAGTCCGAAGTCCCACCCGGTCAATAAGCTGGAGTTTGATGTCATGATAGGAGCAGATGGACGCAGGAACACGTTGCCAG GTTTCAGGCGAAAGGAGTTTAGGGGGAAGCTTGCCATCGCCATCACAGCcaactttaaaaacagaaacacctcagcagaggcCAAAGTGGAAGAGATCAGTGGAGTGGCTTTCATCTTCAACCAAAGGTTCTTTCAGGAACTGCGGCAGGAAACTG GTATTGACCTGGAGAACATTGTTTACTACAAGGATGACACACATTACTTTGTTATGACAGCAAAGAAACAAAGTCTGTTGAACAAAGGAGTCATTCTGCAG GACTTTGGAGACACTGAGCAGCTCCTCTCTCGAGGAAATGTGGACCAGGAGGCTTTGCAGGCATATGCCCGTGAGGCCGCTGACTTCTCTACCAATCACCAGCTGCCAATCCTGGACTTTGCCATGAACCATTATGGTCAGCCAGATGTTGCCATGTTCGACTTTACCTGCATGTATGCATCAGAGAACGCTGCCATGATTCGCCAACGGCACGGACACCAGTTGCTGGTCAGTCTGGTCGGAGACAGTCTGCTGGAG CCATTTTGGCCGATGGGGACAGGAGTAGCTCGTGGGTTCCTAGCAGCTCTGGATTCAGCCTGGATGATAAGAAGTTGGGCTCAGGGTGGAGCACCTCTGGATGTCCTGGCTGAGAG GGAGAGTTTGTATCGTCTGCTCCCTCAGACAACTCCAGAgaacatgcagaagagcatcagTCTGTTCACTGTAGATCCAGTGACAAGATACATGAACATCAGCCCTCTGACTGTCACACCTGCTCAG GTGAAACACCTGGTGGACACAGGCAAAGACCAGGTGCCAAACACAAGTGAAAGCGATATTATCCGGCTGCATTCTCCAAGACTTCTAAGACAAG ACTCCTTCTCTCAGTCCAATCAGCTGCTGACTTGGTGTCAGCAGCTGACTCGTGGTTACAGAGGTGTCATAGTTTGTGACCTGACTACTTCCTGGAAGAATGGCCTGGCCTTGTGTGCCCTTATCCACCGATGCCGACCAGATCTGAT AGACTATGACTCTCTGGACGAGTCATCAGTGGAGGAAAACGTCCGACTCGCATTTGACATGGCTGAGCGAGAGTTTGGGATTTCTCCTCTCATGACAGTGGAAGAAATGTCGTCTGTGGGAGAACCGGACTCTCTTTCTATGGTGATGTACCTGAGTCAGTTCTACCAGCTGCACAAAGAATCACTGCGCCCTGCTG GCTccctgattcagaatgctgacCTGAGAGCAGCTCTCATCACTCCAGCTTCTCTCCTCAGCAGACTGGGAGCCAGTCCTTCCAGGAGGAGAAACCCAAAG GAGCATGGAGAGGCTCTGGGCAAAAGGAGAAGGATGAGTCAGGAGTGTGGTGAGCTTCAGGAG TCATGTGACCTTAATGGTGACTTTGATGAGAACTTTGTGGGCGGGACCAGTCGGTCCCGAGTTCGTCTGATGGCCAATCAGCTACAGGCGAAGCTGGACGAGAGCTCTGCAACTTGCATGAGTTCCTCATCTTCCTCAGCTTACGCGCTACGCCAGCAG CAGGGGGCGCCGCCCAGCCTCCCTTCTCCTTCAGAGTCTGCAAACCACCAGCAGGTCACTCCTCCTGTTCAGGCGTCGTCATGGAGACCG AAAAAACGAACCTTTCAGCAGGAGCAGATGAGTTTTCGCTTCAGAGAGAGGATCAAGTCTAACTGGGCCTCCAGCAGGGATGAGCAG AGGGTCTATGTGATGGAGCGTCTGAGCGCAGAGGGTCTGTTCTTCCATCGCAGCTGTTTCCGCTGTGGCTCCTGCAGCGCCCCCCTCAGGCTGGTTTCCTACAGCTATGACCAGGACAGCG GGACGTTTCACTGTCTGCAGTATCCCGACTGTGAGCTGGACGCTCCCACGCCGAGGAAGAGGCCAACTCCGTCTGCCTCACTTGGAACATCGACG CCGTCTCTGTCTTCAGCTCCTTCCCTCTCTGACTCTCTGACCGAGCGGCGTCGGTCTTCAG CTGCTTCTGTGATGATGGCGACACCGGAGAGGATCGAGCTGGAAAACTGCAGgaaggaggagctgcaggagaaGCCCGAGGAAGTCTCGGAGGAGGTCCTGAACCGATTCAACCTGAGCGTGGACGAGGGTGTGCGTGTCAG ttcagaggaagaggagggtgaagaaggtcctggatgTGTTTCCTCACAGGAGGCGACATCTGCATGGAGGGAAACTCTGCTCCCTCTGAGaggtgaggaagaggaggagagagaaGAGAACGAGTCCAGCGACG AGGGGGAGTACAGCCCCTGGGAGATGGAGCGCCGCTCGGGTCTCTGGCTCCTGTTAGAGGAGGAATCAG AGCTGGAGTTTTCTCCTTACACCTCTCGCACACCTGTGCAACATGGCTCCGCCTCCAGCCTGCAGCCCTGTATCTCCTGCTCTCCATCTCCCTCTATAACTCCGCCCACTGCACCGACGCCCTCCACTGCCTCCTTCGTCACCTCACCAGACTCCACCCCTGACTCTGACATAGCCAAAGCTCCTCTGTCACCTGTCATCGTCATGGAGACGACAGCAAAGAAAGGACCTACAGCAAGGGGGCGGGGCTCGTTTGATGACATCACACCTGAACTGCCACAGAAGAAGGCCCTCCTCCAGCAGGAGGATTCAAAGGTGCAGAGAGAAGAAGAAATGTCAGATGGTGTGATGATGAGAAGGAGGCACAGAGAAGCTCAGAGTCTGCCCCCCAGCCTCCTTCTACCTTTTGGATGTGGAGCTTTCCTTCTCCACCTGAAGGAGAAGCTCAGAGAGGCTCCTCCCCCTGCGCAGGTGGAGTTTGGTGGAGGTGGAGCCAGAGGCCTGCTCAAGGCAGTGATCCCTGGAAACAGAGAGAATCAGAAAAGGAGGGGCGGGACGTTACCTGCAGAGAAGCCAAGGGGGTTACCAGCCAATCAGAGGAGAGTTCCAG GAGAGGAATCGGATCTGGACTCATTGACGCTGCTCCAGAGATGTTCGCTGAAACCCAGGAACAAC CTGCAGTTGGAGTTGTTTGAGCTGGTGTCTGAGCTCCAGAAAGTTAAAgtggagggagaggaggaggaggaagaggagaaccaGCCG CAGGCATACGTTCCTCACGCTCTGGCGTTCAGGCGATCGTATGGAGTCAAG AGGAAACCCTTGAAGGACAGAGTCCAAGACTCTGATGGACAGTCCTCGTGTCCCACAGAGGTCGTGGGAGTCCTAACCCAGCCCAAGGAACCATCCAGTTTGAGCATGAGGGAGACCATGTTCCAGAAAGAGCGAGAGGATGAAGACGAAGACCTGGACACCAAAATAACTCGACGGGTTCAGAGAGCTGCCAGGAGACAGGCCAAGAAGGATCAGTTGAAGAGACTGCACAAGGCTCAG ATGAtccagctgcagctgcagcaggtgGAGGTGAAGCAGAGAGAGCTGGAGGAGAGAGGTGTGATGGTGGAGAAAGCTCTGAGAGGAGAAGCAG ACTACTGGGAGGATTCCAGCCATGGTCCAGACATGGAGCTTCACCTGGGAG GACTGGGTAAAGTGGACAATCTGAATCTGATGCAGCAGTGGTTCCAGCTGGTCCAGCAGAAGAACTCTCTGGTCCGATATGAATCTGAACTCATGATATT tGCTCGTGAGCTGCAGCTAGAAGACAGACAGAGTTGCCTCCAGCAGGAGCTCAGAGAGAGGATGGCAGTGGATG ATCACCTGAAGGATGAGGAGCAGCTTGCTGAGGAGCGCTTGATCTTGGAGGAGATGCTGGAGGTGGTGGAACAGAGGGATGCTCTGGTGTCTCtgctggaggagcagcggctgcTGGAGAGACAGGAAGACCAGGACCTGGAGCAGGTCTTGATGGCCGGAGGACTAGCACTCAGCTGGACCTGA
- the LOC124883380 gene encoding protein-methionine sulfoxide oxidase mical3b-like isoform X4, whose protein sequence is MGDESYPECRAQELFDEFVSASTCRAALHCFSQLCEHLQLDHNTTDKPLYQPIKQRLNYWKANALWAKLDRRAAQQEYQRGRVCSNMTCVIIGAGPCGLRTAVELCFMGARVVVLEKRDSFSRNNVLHLWPFTIYDLRGLGAKKFYGKFCAGSIDHISIRQLQLVLLKVALLLGVKVHVNVEFKQLVEPPEDQLRNKEGWKMEVSPKSHPVNKLEFDVMIGADGRRNTLPGFRRKEFRGKLAIAITANFKNRNTSAEAKVEEISGVAFIFNQRFFQELRQETGIDLENIVYYKDDTHYFVMTAKKQSLLNKGVILQDFGDTEQLLSRGNVDQEALQAYAREAADFSTNHQLPILDFAMNHYGQPDVAMFDFTCMYASENAAMIRQRHGHQLLVSLVGDSLLEPFWPMGTGVARGFLAALDSAWMIRSWAQGGAPLDVLAERESLYRLLPQTTPENMQKSISLFTVDPVTRYMNISPLTVTPAQVKHLVDTGKDQVPNTSESDIIRLHSPRLLRQDSFSQSNQLLTWCQQLTRGYRGVIVCDLTTSWKNGLALCALIHRCRPDLIDYDSLDESSVEENVRLAFDMAEREFGISPLMTVEEMSSVGEPDSLSMVMYLSQFYQLHKESLRPAGSLIQNADLRAALITPASLLSRLGASPSRRRNPKEHGEALGKRRRMSQECGELQESCDLNGDFDENFVGGTSRSRVRLMANQLQAKLDESSATCMSSSSSSAYALRQQQGAPPSLPSPSESANHQQVTPPVQASSWRPKKRTFQQEQMSFRFRERIKSNWASSRDEQCLQMYTGGVSSLAEQIASRIQHQQSSLVSVSSDVCFFCKQRVYVMERLSAEGLFFHRSCFRCGSCSAPLRLVSYSYDQDSGTFHCLQYPDCELDAPTPRKRPTPSASLGTSTPSLSSAPSLSDSLTERRRSSAASVMMATPERIELENCRKEELQEKPEEVSEEVLNRFNLSVDEGVRVSSEEEEGEEGPGCVSSQEATSAWRETLLPLRGEEEEEREENESSDEGEYSPWEMERRSGLWLLLEEESELEFSPYTSRTPVQHGSASSLQPCISCSPSPSITPPTAPTPSTASFVTSPDSTPDSDIAKAPLSPVIVMETTAKKGPTARGRGSFDDITPELPQKKALLQQEDSKVQREEEMSDGVMMRRRHREAQSLPPSLLLPFGCGAFLLHLKEKLREAPPPAQVEFGGGGARGLLKAVIPGNRENQKRRGGTLPAEKPRGLPANQRRVPGEESDLDSLTLLQRCSLKPRNNLQLELFELVSELQKVKVEGEEEEEEENQPQAYVPHALAFRRSYGVKRKPLKDRVQDSDGQSSCPTEVVGVLTQPKEPSSLSMRETMFQKEREDEDEDLDTKITRRVQRAARRQAKKDQLKRLHKAQMIQLQLQQVEVKQRELEERDYWEDSSHGPDMELHLGGLGKVDNLNLMQQWFQLVQQKNSLVRYESELMIFARELQLEDRQSCLQQELRERMAVDDHLKDEEQLAEERLILEEMLEVVEQRDALVSLLEEQRLLERQEDQDLEQVLMAGGLALSWT, encoded by the exons ATGGGAGATGAGTCCTACCCAGAATGCCGAGCTCAGGAGCTGTTTGATGAGTTTGTGTCAGCATCGACCTGCAGGGCGGCGCTGCACTGCTTCAGCCAGCTGTGTGAACATCTTCAGCTGGATCACAACACCACTGATAAGCCTCTCTACCAACCAATCAAACAGCGGCTCAACTACTGGAAGGCCAATGCTCTGTGGGCCAAACTGGACCGGAGGGCAGCACAGCAGGAGTACCAGAGGGGCCGGGTCTGCAGCAACATGACC TGTGTGATCATTGGGGCGGGGCCCTGTGGCCTTAGGACAGCAGTGGAGCTGTGCTTCATGGGAGCCCGGGTGGTGGTCCTGGAGAAAAGGGATTCATTTTCCAGGAACAACGTGCTCCACCTTTGGCCCTTCACCATCTATGACCTGCGGGGCCTCGGGGCCAAAAAGTTCTATGGAAAGTTCTGTGCGGGATCCATCGACCACATCA GTATCCGCCAGCTGCAGCTCGTCCTGCTAAAGGTTGCCTTGCTCCTTGGTGTCAAAGTGCACGTCAATGTGGAGTTCAAACAGCTGGTGGAGCCACCAGAGGACCAGCTCAGAAACA AGGAGGGCTGGAAAATGGAGGTGAGTCCGAAGTCCCACCCGGTCAATAAGCTGGAGTTTGATGTCATGATAGGAGCAGATGGACGCAGGAACACGTTGCCAG GTTTCAGGCGAAAGGAGTTTAGGGGGAAGCTTGCCATCGCCATCACAGCcaactttaaaaacagaaacacctcagcagaggcCAAAGTGGAAGAGATCAGTGGAGTGGCTTTCATCTTCAACCAAAGGTTCTTTCAGGAACTGCGGCAGGAAACTG GTATTGACCTGGAGAACATTGTTTACTACAAGGATGACACACATTACTTTGTTATGACAGCAAAGAAACAAAGTCTGTTGAACAAAGGAGTCATTCTGCAG GACTTTGGAGACACTGAGCAGCTCCTCTCTCGAGGAAATGTGGACCAGGAGGCTTTGCAGGCATATGCCCGTGAGGCCGCTGACTTCTCTACCAATCACCAGCTGCCAATCCTGGACTTTGCCATGAACCATTATGGTCAGCCAGATGTTGCCATGTTCGACTTTACCTGCATGTATGCATCAGAGAACGCTGCCATGATTCGCCAACGGCACGGACACCAGTTGCTGGTCAGTCTGGTCGGAGACAGTCTGCTGGAG CCATTTTGGCCGATGGGGACAGGAGTAGCTCGTGGGTTCCTAGCAGCTCTGGATTCAGCCTGGATGATAAGAAGTTGGGCTCAGGGTGGAGCACCTCTGGATGTCCTGGCTGAGAG GGAGAGTTTGTATCGTCTGCTCCCTCAGACAACTCCAGAgaacatgcagaagagcatcagTCTGTTCACTGTAGATCCAGTGACAAGATACATGAACATCAGCCCTCTGACTGTCACACCTGCTCAG GTGAAACACCTGGTGGACACAGGCAAAGACCAGGTGCCAAACACAAGTGAAAGCGATATTATCCGGCTGCATTCTCCAAGACTTCTAAGACAAG ACTCCTTCTCTCAGTCCAATCAGCTGCTGACTTGGTGTCAGCAGCTGACTCGTGGTTACAGAGGTGTCATAGTTTGTGACCTGACTACTTCCTGGAAGAATGGCCTGGCCTTGTGTGCCCTTATCCACCGATGCCGACCAGATCTGAT AGACTATGACTCTCTGGACGAGTCATCAGTGGAGGAAAACGTCCGACTCGCATTTGACATGGCTGAGCGAGAGTTTGGGATTTCTCCTCTCATGACAGTGGAAGAAATGTCGTCTGTGGGAGAACCGGACTCTCTTTCTATGGTGATGTACCTGAGTCAGTTCTACCAGCTGCACAAAGAATCACTGCGCCCTGCTG GCTccctgattcagaatgctgacCTGAGAGCAGCTCTCATCACTCCAGCTTCTCTCCTCAGCAGACTGGGAGCCAGTCCTTCCAGGAGGAGAAACCCAAAG GAGCATGGAGAGGCTCTGGGCAAAAGGAGAAGGATGAGTCAGGAGTGTGGTGAGCTTCAGGAG TCATGTGACCTTAATGGTGACTTTGATGAGAACTTTGTGGGCGGGACCAGTCGGTCCCGAGTTCGTCTGATGGCCAATCAGCTACAGGCGAAGCTGGACGAGAGCTCTGCAACTTGCATGAGTTCCTCATCTTCCTCAGCTTACGCGCTACGCCAGCAG CAGGGGGCGCCGCCCAGCCTCCCTTCTCCTTCAGAGTCTGCAAACCACCAGCAGGTCACTCCTCCTGTTCAGGCGTCGTCATGGAGACCG AAAAAACGAACCTTTCAGCAGGAGCAGATGAGTTTTCGCTTCAGAGAGAGGATCAAGTCTAACTGGGCCTCCAGCAGGGATGAGCAG TGTCTTCAGATGTACACCGGTGGAGTGAGCTCATTGGCTGAGCAGATAGCCAGTCGTATTCAGCATCAGCAGAGTAGCTTG GTCTCTGTCAGCAGTGACGTCTGTTTCTTCTGTAAGCAGAGGGTCTATGTGATGGAGCGTCTGAGCGCAGAGGGTCTGTTCTTCCATCGCAGCTGTTTCCGCTGTGGCTCCTGCAGCGCCCCCCTCAGGCTGGTTTCCTACAGCTATGACCAGGACAGCG GGACGTTTCACTGTCTGCAGTATCCCGACTGTGAGCTGGACGCTCCCACGCCGAGGAAGAGGCCAACTCCGTCTGCCTCACTTGGAACATCGACG CCGTCTCTGTCTTCAGCTCCTTCCCTCTCTGACTCTCTGACCGAGCGGCGTCGGTCTTCAG CTGCTTCTGTGATGATGGCGACACCGGAGAGGATCGAGCTGGAAAACTGCAGgaaggaggagctgcaggagaaGCCCGAGGAAGTCTCGGAGGAGGTCCTGAACCGATTCAACCTGAGCGTGGACGAGGGTGTGCGTGTCAG ttcagaggaagaggagggtgaagaaggtcctggatgTGTTTCCTCACAGGAGGCGACATCTGCATGGAGGGAAACTCTGCTCCCTCTGAGaggtgaggaagaggaggagagagaaGAGAACGAGTCCAGCGACG AGGGGGAGTACAGCCCCTGGGAGATGGAGCGCCGCTCGGGTCTCTGGCTCCTGTTAGAGGAGGAATCAG AGCTGGAGTTTTCTCCTTACACCTCTCGCACACCTGTGCAACATGGCTCCGCCTCCAGCCTGCAGCCCTGTATCTCCTGCTCTCCATCTCCCTCTATAACTCCGCCCACTGCACCGACGCCCTCCACTGCCTCCTTCGTCACCTCACCAGACTCCACCCCTGACTCTGACATAGCCAAAGCTCCTCTGTCACCTGTCATCGTCATGGAGACGACAGCAAAGAAAGGACCTACAGCAAGGGGGCGGGGCTCGTTTGATGACATCACACCTGAACTGCCACAGAAGAAGGCCCTCCTCCAGCAGGAGGATTCAAAGGTGCAGAGAGAAGAAGAAATGTCAGATGGTGTGATGATGAGAAGGAGGCACAGAGAAGCTCAGAGTCTGCCCCCCAGCCTCCTTCTACCTTTTGGATGTGGAGCTTTCCTTCTCCACCTGAAGGAGAAGCTCAGAGAGGCTCCTCCCCCTGCGCAGGTGGAGTTTGGTGGAGGTGGAGCCAGAGGCCTGCTCAAGGCAGTGATCCCTGGAAACAGAGAGAATCAGAAAAGGAGGGGCGGGACGTTACCTGCAGAGAAGCCAAGGGGGTTACCAGCCAATCAGAGGAGAGTTCCAG GAGAGGAATCGGATCTGGACTCATTGACGCTGCTCCAGAGATGTTCGCTGAAACCCAGGAACAAC CTGCAGTTGGAGTTGTTTGAGCTGGTGTCTGAGCTCCAGAAAGTTAAAgtggagggagaggaggaggaggaagaggagaaccaGCCG CAGGCATACGTTCCTCACGCTCTGGCGTTCAGGCGATCGTATGGAGTCAAG AGGAAACCCTTGAAGGACAGAGTCCAAGACTCTGATGGACAGTCCTCGTGTCCCACAGAGGTCGTGGGAGTCCTAACCCAGCCCAAGGAACCATCCAGTTTGAGCATGAGGGAGACCATGTTCCAGAAAGAGCGAGAGGATGAAGACGAAGACCTGGACACCAAAATAACTCGACGGGTTCAGAGAGCTGCCAGGAGACAGGCCAAGAAGGATCAGTTGAAGAGACTGCACAAGGCTCAG ATGAtccagctgcagctgcagcaggtgGAGGTGAAGCAGAGAGAGCTGGAGGAGAGAG ACTACTGGGAGGATTCCAGCCATGGTCCAGACATGGAGCTTCACCTGGGAG GACTGGGTAAAGTGGACAATCTGAATCTGATGCAGCAGTGGTTCCAGCTGGTCCAGCAGAAGAACTCTCTGGTCCGATATGAATCTGAACTCATGATATT tGCTCGTGAGCTGCAGCTAGAAGACAGACAGAGTTGCCTCCAGCAGGAGCTCAGAGAGAGGATGGCAGTGGATG ATCACCTGAAGGATGAGGAGCAGCTTGCTGAGGAGCGCTTGATCTTGGAGGAGATGCTGGAGGTGGTGGAACAGAGGGATGCTCTGGTGTCTCtgctggaggagcagcggctgcTGGAGAGACAGGAAGACCAGGACCTGGAGCAGGTCTTGATGGCCGGAGGACTAGCACTCAGCTGGACCTGA